One stretch of Lachnospiraceae bacterium oral taxon 096 DNA includes these proteins:
- the hflX gene encoding GTPase HflX: MADLIQTEEVKERVILVGVATSDNDDTERSLEELAELVDTAGAESLDRMIQNRERVHPGTYVGKGKIEEIKERVWELDATGVVCDDELSPAQLKNLEHELGTKVMDRTMIILDIFAKHASSSEGKIQVELAQLKYSAARLVGLRSSLSRLGGGIGTRGPGEKKIEMDRRLIHDRIGLLKAELAQVKKHREIARQARERSNAFVAAIVGYTNAGKSTLLNTLTQASILAEDKLFATLDPTTRKLALPSGQEILLTDTVGFIRKLPHHLIEAFQSTLEEAKYADLIIHLVDASNPEADTQMLVVYDTLKKLEALGKEVITVYNKTDLLKEGDEMPRDFHADYTMRLSAKTGEGIEEFKELLEKILRNRKVYIEKIFDYKDAGKIQLIRKYGELLSEEYLGEGIAVKAYVPSEVVEKVYR; encoded by the coding sequence ATGGCAGATTTAATTCAGACAGAAGAAGTTAAGGAAAGAGTGATTTTAGTCGGCGTGGCAACAAGCGACAATGATGACACAGAGCGATCCCTAGAAGAACTTGCAGAACTGGTCGATACAGCAGGGGCTGAGAGCCTCGATCGGATGATTCAAAATCGAGAGCGTGTTCATCCAGGAACCTATGTGGGCAAGGGAAAGATTGAGGAAATTAAAGAGAGAGTCTGGGAACTGGATGCAACCGGTGTCGTTTGTGACGATGAGCTTTCTCCGGCACAATTAAAGAATCTCGAACATGAACTGGGCACCAAGGTAATGGACAGAACCATGATTATTCTTGATATTTTTGCAAAGCATGCCTCTTCAAGTGAAGGAAAAATTCAAGTTGAGCTTGCCCAATTAAAATATTCAGCAGCAAGACTCGTTGGCCTTCGATCCTCCCTTTCTCGCCTTGGTGGTGGCATTGGAACAAGGGGACCAGGTGAGAAAAAAATCGAGATGGATCGCCGACTCATTCACGATCGCATTGGACTATTAAAGGCAGAACTTGCCCAAGTAAAAAAGCACAGAGAGATTGCTCGCCAGGCAAGGGAAAGGTCAAATGCGTTTGTCGCAGCCATTGTGGGCTACACCAATGCAGGAAAGTCTACGCTACTCAATACTTTGACTCAAGCAAGTATCCTTGCCGAGGACAAGCTCTTTGCCACTCTCGATCCAACAACAAGAAAACTTGCTCTTCCAAGTGGTCAGGAGATCCTCTTGACCGACACGGTAGGATTTATTCGCAAACTTCCTCATCACTTAATTGAGGCATTTCAATCGACACTGGAAGAAGCAAAGTATGCCGACTTAATTATTCATTTGGTTGATGCTTCTAATCCTGAGGCGGACACCCAAATGCTTGTGGTTTACGACACCTTAAAAAAGCTGGAAGCCCTCGGAAAAGAAGTGATCACCGTCTACAATAAGACAGATCTTCTCAAAGAAGGCGACGAAATGCCAAGAGATTTTCATGCCGACTATACAATGCGTCTCTCTGCAAAGACAGGCGAAGGCATTGAAGAATTTAAGGAACTCCTTGAGAAAATTCTTCGCAATCGCAAGGTCTATATTGAAAAGATATTTGACTATAAAGATGCGGGAAAAATTCAGCTAATCCGAAAGTATGGAGAACTCTTGAGCGAGGAGTATCTTGGCGAAGGCATAGCTGTAAAGGCCTATGTGCCAAGTGAAGTGGTGGAGAAAGTATATCGCTAG
- a CDS encoding deoxyuridine 5'-triphosphate nucleotidohydrolase, with amino-acid sequence MEIKIKYFSDEIERLEYIGGSKSDWIDLRVAKDVELKAGEFALIPLGVAMELPSGYEAHVVPRSSTFKNFGIIQPNSMGIIDETYCGDTDQWFFPALAMRDTKICVNDRICQFRIIEHQPKLSFCEVKELTRESRGGFGTTGKN; translated from the coding sequence ATGGAAATTAAAATTAAGTATTTTTCAGATGAGATTGAGCGTTTAGAATATATTGGTGGGAGTAAGAGCGATTGGATTGATCTTCGAGTGGCCAAGGATGTGGAGTTAAAGGCAGGCGAATTTGCCCTCATTCCCCTTGGCGTTGCTATGGAATTGCCAAGCGGCTATGAAGCCCATGTTGTGCCAAGAAGTTCGACATTTAAAAACTTTGGCATTATTCAGCCTAATTCTATGGGAATTATTGATGAAACCTATTGCGGTGACACTGATCAATGGTTTTTTCCAGCACTTGCAATGCGAGATACAAAGATTTGTGTCAATGACCGCATTTGTCAGTTTCGCATTATTGAGCATCAGCCAAAGCTTTCCTTTTGTGAAGTCAAGGAATTGACGAGGGAGTCTAGAGGTGGCTTTGGCACAACAGGAAAAAATTAG
- the scpB gene encoding SMC-Scp complex subunit ScpB has protein sequence MEKETIEQEKIIEAVLFTMGKSVEARQLSVALGCSVDQAKKIARSLMQRYEKEQSAMKIIELENAFQMCTRPEYYDALIRVAKTPKRQVLTEAVLETLSIIAYKQPVTKTEIDHIRGVSSAYALNKLLEYGLIYEAGRLDAPGRPVLLATTEEFLRRFGVGSLAELPQMEPDAEAEIIHEVEEEMNYHFGIPEEEIGDEGIKEEEEDGN, from the coding sequence ATGGAGAAAGAAACCATTGAGCAGGAAAAAATTATAGAAGCTGTGCTCTTTACTATGGGAAAATCCGTAGAGGCACGCCAGCTCAGTGTGGCTCTTGGATGTAGTGTCGATCAGGCAAAGAAAATAGCAAGAAGCTTGATGCAGCGATATGAAAAAGAGCAGAGTGCAATGAAGATTATTGAGCTAGAAAATGCCTTTCAAATGTGCACACGCCCAGAATATTATGATGCCCTCATTCGTGTCGCCAAAACCCCAAAACGACAGGTGCTGACAGAGGCGGTTTTAGAGACACTCTCGATTATTGCCTATAAACAACCGGTGACAAAGACAGAGATCGACCACATTCGAGGAGTGAGCTCAGCCTATGCACTCAATAAACTATTGGAATATGGCTTGATTTATGAGGCTGGTCGCCTCGACGCACCGGGAAGACCGGTGTTACTGGCGACGACAGAGGAGTTTTTGCGTCGCTTTGGGGTGGGTTCTCTGGCAGAACTTCCCCAGATGGAGCCAGATGCCGAGGCAGAGATTATTCATGAAGTCGAAGAAGAGATGAATTATCACTTTGGAATCCCAGAAGAAGAAATCGGGGACGAAGGAATCAAGGAAGAGGAAGAAGATGGAAATTAA
- a CDS encoding segregation/condensation protein A, whose protein sequence is MEEISYKLEKFEGPLDLLLHLIEKGKMDIYDIPIVDITAQYLHYVETMEEDNLDIKSEFLVMAATLLDIKAKMLLPKEINEETGKEIDPREELVERLLEHKRYCQLAKELANQEFFAQRNLYKEPTIPNEVLQYESLVDLDVLFGDMNLAKLKEIFDGVMRRSDSRMDKQRSKFGTIKRERISLEEKVSSVLKYARRRRNFSFKDLLERQKNKLEVVVTFLAVLELMKVGAICLKQEETFGDMVIESKTEKNTDTDIKEMEDLGISLTGLRESK, encoded by the coding sequence CTGGAAGAAATTTCGTACAAATTAGAGAAATTTGAAGGGCCACTGGATCTTCTTTTGCATTTGATTGAAAAGGGCAAAATGGATATCTATGATATTCCGATTGTGGACATCACAGCACAGTATTTGCACTATGTAGAGACGATGGAAGAGGACAATCTTGACATAAAATCAGAATTTTTAGTGATGGCAGCAACTCTTCTTGATATCAAAGCAAAAATGCTTCTGCCAAAGGAAATCAATGAGGAGACAGGCAAGGAGATTGACCCAAGAGAAGAACTAGTGGAGCGACTTCTTGAACATAAGCGCTATTGCCAATTGGCAAAGGAGCTAGCCAATCAGGAATTTTTTGCCCAAAGAAATCTCTACAAAGAGCCGACCATTCCCAATGAGGTTTTGCAATATGAATCTTTAGTGGACCTCGATGTCCTGTTTGGCGATATGAACCTAGCCAAATTAAAGGAAATCTTTGATGGGGTGATGAGACGCAGTGATAGTCGAATGGATAAGCAAAGGAGCAAATTTGGCACAATTAAGAGAGAGCGTATTAGCCTTGAAGAAAAGGTGAGCAGTGTATTAAAGTACGCAAGGAGAAGGAGAAATTTCTCGTTTAAGGACCTCTTAGAGAGACAAAAAAATAAGCTCGAAGTAGTGGTCACTTTTCTTGCCGTGTTGGAGCTAATGAAGGTCGGTGCGATTTGCCTAAAACAGGAGGAGACCTTTGGCGATATGGTGATTGAAAGTAAAACTGAAAAGAATACAGATACGGACATCAAAGAAATGGAGGATCTTGGCATTTCATTGACAGGACTGAGGGAGAGTAAGTAG
- a CDS encoding metallophosphoesterase: MGTALTLGALVRSKFERSHLSVVHYRVETDKKIEGERRFVFLSDLHENSFGKNNRILVENIENLSPDAVLIGGDLPVVKKELCFLQTLNLLEQLTEKFPVYYANGNHELRMKRNRHKYGNAYCFFHRQLEEMGVIYLSDQKADFDQDIEIFGVDLDDRFFKRGKTPKMDGEYLRKKLGNCSKEKFSILLPHSPLYFGAYAEFGADLTLAGHFHGGTIRLPGNIGLMTPQYHFFSQYVVGLKQRGKQKMIISAGLGTHSVNLRLNNQPQLVVIDIVNTQQGQESKV, encoded by the coding sequence ATGGGAACAGCACTGACTTTAGGGGCACTGGTCAGATCAAAGTTTGAGCGAAGTCATTTGAGTGTGGTGCACTACAGAGTGGAGACAGATAAGAAAATAGAAGGAGAGAGACGATTTGTCTTTTTGTCGGATTTGCACGAAAATAGTTTTGGAAAAAACAATCGCATTCTGGTCGAGAATATTGAAAATCTCTCCCCTGATGCCGTACTAATTGGAGGAGACTTACCTGTAGTCAAAAAAGAGCTTTGTTTTCTCCAAACCCTAAATTTGCTAGAGCAATTGACAGAAAAATTTCCTGTCTATTATGCCAATGGAAATCATGAACTTCGGATGAAGCGAAATCGGCATAAATATGGCAATGCCTATTGCTTTTTTCACAGACAACTAGAAGAAATGGGCGTCATTTACTTGAGTGATCAAAAGGCCGATTTTGACCAAGATATCGAAATCTTTGGCGTAGATTTGGATGATCGCTTTTTTAAAAGAGGAAAGACACCAAAGATGGATGGGGAATACCTTAGAAAAAAATTGGGCAATTGTTCCAAGGAAAAGTTTAGCATTTTATTACCTCATTCGCCACTCTATTTTGGAGCCTATGCAGAATTTGGGGCGGACTTGACTTTGGCAGGACATTTCCATGGCGGAACCATTCGTCTACCTGGAAATATTGGACTAATGACTCCGCAATATCATTTTTTTAGCCAATATGTGGTTGGACTAAAGCAAAGGGGCAAACAAAAAATGATTATTAGTGCGGGACTTGGCACGCACAGTGTAAATTTGCGTCTCAATAATCAACCGCAACTGGTCGTCATTGATATTGTAAATACACAGCAAGGACAGGAAAGTAAGGTTTAG